The following proteins are encoded in a genomic region of Phaeodactylum tricornutum CCAP 1055/1 chromosome 1, whole genome shotgun sequence:
- a CDS encoding predicted protein, protein LLKFYAPWCGHCKRLAPILDQVAPEIAGKMAIGKVDCTQEKKLCNQHNVKSYPTLKFSLDGHLFDYPGGRKEGDIIAFANKINRPHVQMMDSM, encoded by the coding sequence TTGCTTAAGTTTTATGCTCCCTGGTGTGGTCATTGCAAACGACTGGCACCAATTTTGGACCAAGTTGCCCCAGAAATCGCGGGTAAAATGGCGATTGGCAAGGTGGATTGCACCCAGGAAAAGAAGCTATGTAACCAGCACAACGTCAAGAGCTATCCCACACTCAAATTTAGTCTCGACGGACATCTCTTTGACTATCccggaggaagaaaagaaggagacATAATTGCGTTCGCGAACAAGATCAACCGTCCACATGTGCAGATGATGGATAGTATG